Proteins found in one Streptococcus iniae genomic segment:
- a CDS encoding uridine kinase family protein, translating to MPDYSNYLPLITQFISEKKKGVIRIYGHGASGKTTFTKKLIELLNPEDVNLLETDPYIIDGTFRKFVHLVSDPDQKVTANAPISHELKSLQRDILALRNGIDIITIDEPWAPSKRLIAKKPILIVEGMSAGFLPRELFDLSICLRTDAESELERRLNRDVSERGQQKECIEQTQRVRRSQYEHYYQTTEKFADMLIDN from the coding sequence ATGCCAGATTATAGTAACTACTTACCTTTAATTACTCAGTTCATTTCCGAGAAAAAGAAAGGTGTTATTCGTATTTATGGGCACGGGGCATCTGGAAAAACCACGTTTACCAAAAAATTGATTGAGCTCTTAAATCCTGAAGATGTTAACCTTCTTGAAACGGATCCTTACATTATTGATGGAACTTTTAGAAAATTCGTTCATTTAGTAAGTGATCCGGACCAGAAAGTAACGGCTAACGCACCAATTTCACACGAACTTAAAAGCTTACAACGCGATATCCTAGCTTTAAGAAACGGAATTGATATCATAACCATTGATGAGCCTTGGGCTCCAAGTAAGCGGCTAATCGCTAAAAAACCTATCCTAATTGTCGAAGGAATGTCAGCTGGTTTCCTACCTAGAGAATTATTTGATTTGTCCATTTGTTTACGTACTGATGCTGAATCTGAACTCGAAAGACGCCTTAATCGAGATGTTTCTGAAAGAGGACAGCAAAAAGAATGTATTGAACAAACACAACGGGTTAGACGCTCACAATATGAACACTACTACCAAACCACAGAAAAATTTGCGGACATGCTGATTGATAACTAA
- a CDS encoding Rgg/GadR/MutR family transcriptional regulator yields MERYQKLGSTFRLLRKNRHISLKQVATDEVSVSQLSRFERGESALSVEKFFIALENINVEMKEFMDTWNNYQKTEQIRFMSSLIDLEYKRDIQGFRQLLVSEQEKFKEQSSNYRHYLNIILLQGFICKCDSSIPFPKKYVEEISDYLFSTEQWEIYEIILIGNLYLFIDVPLLHKMGQEIINRRDFYQEIGTHNDLVIMTLLNIWESCLHRDSIVIARYYQAEIEKLLHNETKVYERTIYLFLLGLQEYKEKYALSGIEKMNQAIQIFKWLGCTNLANNYTNDLKKCLH; encoded by the coding sequence ATGGAACGCTATCAAAAACTAGGTAGTACCTTTAGGTTATTACGAAAAAATAGACATATTTCTTTAAAGCAAGTTGCTACCGATGAGGTATCAGTTTCCCAATTGTCACGCTTTGAGCGAGGGGAATCAGCTCTTTCTGTGGAAAAATTTTTTATAGCATTGGAAAACATTAATGTAGAGATGAAAGAATTCATGGATACATGGAATAACTATCAAAAGACAGAACAAATTCGCTTTATGTCATCTTTAATTGATTTAGAGTATAAGCGAGATATTCAAGGCTTTCGCCAATTATTGGTATCTGAGCAAGAAAAGTTCAAAGAACAGTCAAGTAATTATAGGCATTATCTAAATATTATTTTGTTACAAGGCTTCATTTGCAAGTGTGATTCAAGTATCCCTTTTCCCAAAAAATATGTTGAAGAAATATCAGACTATCTTTTTTCCACAGAACAATGGGAAATTTACGAAATTATTTTAATAGGAAACCTTTATTTATTCATTGATGTTCCCTTGTTACATAAAATGGGTCAAGAAATTATTAATAGAAGAGATTTTTATCAAGAGATTGGAACACATAATGATCTGGTGATAATGACACTTTTAAATATCTGGGAATCCTGTTTACATCGAGATAGCATAGTAATTGCTAGGTATTATCAGGCAGAAATTGAAAAATTACTGCACAATGAAACAAAGGTCTATGAACGAACCATTTATCTTTTCTTATTAGGTCTCCAAGAATATAAAGAAAAGTACGCTTTATCTGGAATTGAAAAAATGAACCAAGCCATACAGATTTTTAAATGGCTTGGCTGTACTAATCTTGCCAATAACTACACCAATGACTTGAAAAAATGCTTACATTAA
- a CDS encoding MFS transporter, with translation MHKNEGKLLASVGISKIGNVMYDYGNSTWLAGLGILGQKYIGYYQLAENVISLLLNPIGGAVADRFKRRKILLVTDLIASIMCLTLGLFGTKDIMLWGLIVVNGVLAVLHAFSGTSFRSYVANLVEEDRLVAFNAHLEMLSQIVSVSSPILAFLFVDRFGLKPTLISDGISFMVSFLILLSLKAPEGHVTENKQRVTVKEIFMDIIEGLKFVSTEKEIFFLLIIASLVNFFIAAYNYLIPFTNQLFSNQSSYASLLTAGALGAILGAFLSSKVFKNTYKSLLLSLALSGLGLTLLTVFATLGLPIIVILLGNLIFSLFLTIFNIHFFTLVSKKVPAELLGRVFSSIYTVAIVFMPLGTFLMTVLPSSVDRRSFLVIGLAITVLSAFAYSYAVKNFK, from the coding sequence ATGCACAAAAATGAAGGTAAATTATTAGCTAGTGTTGGGATAAGTAAAATAGGCAATGTGATGTATGATTACGGAAATAGTACATGGCTTGCTGGTCTTGGTATACTTGGACAAAAATACATTGGTTATTATCAATTAGCTGAAAATGTGATCTCACTTCTTTTAAATCCAATTGGAGGAGCAGTTGCTGATCGCTTTAAAAGACGAAAAATATTATTGGTAACAGATTTGATAGCTTCTATCATGTGTCTAACTCTAGGTCTATTTGGGACAAAAGACATAATGCTTTGGGGGCTTATTGTAGTCAATGGCGTTTTGGCTGTGTTACATGCCTTTTCAGGGACTTCTTTTCGGTCCTATGTGGCAAATTTAGTTGAAGAAGATAGATTAGTTGCATTTAATGCTCATCTAGAAATGCTGTCACAAATTGTCAGTGTATCATCACCAATTTTAGCCTTTTTGTTTGTTGACAGATTTGGTTTAAAACCAACATTGATTAGTGATGGCATCAGTTTTATGGTATCATTTTTGATTTTATTGTCGCTAAAAGCACCGGAAGGACATGTTACAGAAAATAAACAAAGAGTAACTGTCAAAGAAATTTTTATGGATATTATTGAAGGCCTTAAATTTGTTAGCACTGAAAAAGAGATTTTCTTTCTCTTGATTATAGCTTCTCTAGTGAATTTTTTTATAGCGGCCTATAACTACCTGATTCCTTTTACCAATCAATTGTTTTCAAATCAGTCAAGTTATGCCAGTCTTCTAACAGCTGGTGCTTTGGGGGCCATCTTAGGAGCATTTCTTTCAAGTAAGGTATTTAAAAACACTTACAAAAGTCTCTTGCTCTCTCTTGCTTTAAGTGGATTGGGTCTTACCTTACTAACTGTGTTTGCAACTCTAGGTCTTCCTATAATAGTCATTCTTTTAGGGAACCTCATATTTTCTCTTTTTCTAACAATATTTAATATTCACTTTTTCACCTTGGTTTCTAAAAAAGTACCAGCAGAGTTGCTTGGTAGAGTATTTAGTTCAATCTACACGGTTGCAATAGTATTTATGCCATTAGGAACGTTTTTAATGACAGTATTGCCATCATCCGTTGATAGAAGGTCGTTTTTAGTTATTGGTTTAGCCATAACAGTACTGTCAGCTTTTGCTTATTCTTATGCTGTCAAAAATTTCAAATAG
- a CDS encoding FAD/NAD(P)-binding protein, which translates to MTKKIAIVGMGVSGLAVLLAFSRVKSDDLANIELYCFDDAKHFGRGIPFQSDHKSALINSPINDISFDYRDMEDFIKWLAENGYDTEKNYVSRSLYGKYLSERADDFIHKLPVRTIKESINDLHYLSKTKQWQITIKNEVFPTLFDELHLACGQLSTSDPYQLDGNANYISDPYPIQKLAQMNWNSKRIAVIGTGLAAVDVLKWLITNTKTSLIAFSRSNAFPSSRVIDNQPIPWQFFTQEKLQTLLHRETKHFSMEEFEELFLGELQNLGFKDWESTKNQFLATGTQGIALASQFPRQLFFLQQLASRVTDWFTDLWPLMTPSDQKEYQKIYGKAIINLRNPMPEESAQIILEASKTKRLTIVEDVEEVNVTDSGFSLTVKDSSEQRVDMVINATGYNLTKENQTRATPLLQSLLNQQLCQIDPLGGLAIFPETVQVISPKYGIMPTLYAHGALVNGVIYQNNSTIKIQKLAERAVLRQ; encoded by the coding sequence GTGACGAAAAAAATTGCTATTGTGGGAATGGGTGTCAGCGGTTTAGCTGTTTTATTAGCTTTTTCCCGTGTTAAGTCAGATGATTTAGCTAATATCGAGCTCTACTGTTTTGATGATGCCAAACATTTTGGTCGAGGAATTCCCTTTCAAAGCGACCATAAGTCTGCTTTGATTAATTCTCCTATTAATGACATTTCTTTTGATTATCGTGACATGGAAGATTTCATTAAATGGCTCGCTGAGAATGGCTATGACACCGAGAAAAACTATGTTTCTAGGTCTCTTTATGGCAAATACTTATCCGAAAGAGCTGATGATTTTATTCATAAGTTGCCTGTTAGGACAATTAAAGAGAGCATCAATGATTTGCACTACCTTTCAAAAACAAAACAATGGCAAATCACTATTAAAAATGAAGTTTTTCCAACCCTTTTTGATGAACTCCATCTTGCTTGTGGGCAACTCTCTACTAGTGATCCATACCAATTAGATGGAAATGCCAATTATATTTCTGATCCTTACCCTATTCAAAAATTAGCTCAAATGAATTGGAATTCCAAAAGAATCGCTGTGATAGGAACTGGACTAGCTGCTGTTGATGTGCTTAAATGGCTGATTACTAATACTAAAACCTCTCTCATAGCCTTTTCACGGTCCAATGCCTTTCCAAGCTCACGGGTTATTGACAATCAGCCGATTCCCTGGCAGTTTTTCACTCAAGAAAAATTACAAACTCTATTACACCGAGAAACTAAGCATTTTTCTATGGAAGAATTTGAAGAGCTTTTCCTTGGTGAATTACAAAACCTTGGTTTTAAGGACTGGGAAAGTACAAAAAATCAATTCTTGGCAACTGGAACACAGGGCATTGCTTTGGCATCTCAATTCCCACGTCAGCTTTTTTTCTTACAACAATTGGCTTCAAGAGTTACTGACTGGTTTACCGATTTATGGCCTTTGATGACACCGTCAGATCAAAAAGAGTATCAAAAAATCTATGGGAAAGCTATTATTAATTTACGAAATCCTATGCCAGAGGAATCTGCCCAGATAATCCTTGAGGCATCTAAAACAAAGAGACTTACAATTGTTGAGGATGTTGAGGAAGTCAATGTTACTGATTCTGGTTTTTCTTTGACAGTCAAAGACTCATCTGAACAAAGGGTTGATATGGTCATCAATGCAACGGGCTACAACCTTACCAAAGAAAACCAAACCAGAGCAACTCCTCTGCTCCAATCCCTCCTTAATCAACAACTTTGTCAAATTGATCCATTAGGTGGCCTCGCCATTTTTCCTGAGACTGTTCAGGTGATTTCTCCCAAATATGGAATCATGCCTACCTTATATGCCCATGGTGCTTTAGTCAATGGCGTCATTTACCAGAATAACTCAACCATTAAAATTCAAAAATTAGCAGAACGAGCAGTCTTAAGACAATAA
- a CDS encoding DNA topology modulation protein, translated as MKIVIIGHSGSGKSTLANFLGQHVNCKVLHLDKVHFAANWQERTVNDMALDISTVMQQDHWIIEGNYSNCLYEERMKEADCIIYFNFNRFTCFYRAFKRYLNYRGQTRPDMAEDCIEKFDFEFMKWILFDGRTTPRLRKYKTVIARYPHKTIILNNQKQLHHYMNSVK; from the coding sequence GTGAAAATTGTAATAATTGGACATAGTGGTTCTGGGAAATCGACTTTAGCAAATTTTTTAGGTCAACACGTCAATTGTAAGGTGCTTCATTTAGATAAAGTTCATTTTGCAGCAAACTGGCAAGAACGAACGGTTAATGACATGGCCCTTGATATTTCAACAGTTATGCAGCAAGATCATTGGATTATTGAAGGTAATTATTCCAATTGTCTCTATGAAGAGCGAATGAAAGAGGCTGATTGTATTATCTATTTTAACTTCAATAGATTTACCTGTTTCTACCGAGCTTTTAAGCGCTATCTCAACTACCGGGGACAAACACGTCCTGATATGGCTGAAGATTGTATTGAAAAGTTTGATTTTGAATTTATGAAATGGATTCTGTTCGATGGTCGTACGACACCTCGTTTAAGGAAATATAAAACAGTCATTGCAAGATATCCTCATAAAACAATCATTTTAAACAATCAAAAGCAGTTACATCACTATATGAACTCTGTCAAATAG
- a CDS encoding IS3 family transposase (programmed frameshift): MSRKVRRHFTDDFKQQIVDLYNAGRKRSSLIKEYELTPSTFDKWVRQAKTTGSFKSVDNLTDEQRELIELRKHNKELEMQLDILKQAAVIMAPKREIITANKAKYSISKMCRWLNMPRSSYYYQAVESVSETEFEETIKRIFLESESRYGSRKIKICLNNEGITLSRRRIRRIMKRLNLVSVYQKATFKPHSRGKNEAPIPNHLDRQFKQERPLQALVTDLTYVRVGNRWAYVCLIIDLYNREIIGLSLGWHKTAELVKQAIQSIPYALTKVKMFHSDRGKEFDNQLIDEILEAFGITRSLSQAGCPYDNAVAESTYRAFKIEFVDQETFQSLEELVLKTKDYVHWWNYHRIHGSLNYQTPMTKRLIA, from the exons ATGTCTAGAAAAGTACGTCGTCACTTCACCGATGATTTTAAGCAACAAATTGTGGACCTTTACAATGCTGGTAGAAAGCGTAGCAGCCTCATCAAGGAATACGAGCTAACCCCTTCCACCTTCGATAAGTGGGTTAGACAAGCCAAAACAACTGGTTCATTCAAGTCTGTTGATAATCTGACAGATGAACAGCGGGAGCTAATTGAACTCAGGAAACACAATAAAGAACTCGAAATGCAATTAGATATCCTAAAGCAAGCGGCAGTGATTATGGCAC CAAAAAGGGAAATAATCACTGCTAATAAGGCTAAATACAGCATTTCAAAGATGTGTCGCTGGCTGAATATGCCACGCTCAAGTTATTACTATCAAGCCGTGGAGTCAGTATCTGAAACGGAGTTTGAAGAAACTATTAAAAGAATTTTCCTCGAGAGCGAGTCCAGATACGGATCCAGAAAAATCAAAATATGCTTGAATAACGAAGGTATCACACTTTCACGGCGTCGGATTCGACGCATTATGAAGCGACTCAATTTGGTTTCTGTTTATCAGAAAGCCACCTTCAAACCACATTCTAGAGGCAAGAATGAAGCCCCTATTCCCAACCACTTAGACAGGCAGTTTAAGCAAGAAAGACCACTACAAGCCTTAGTCACTGACTTAACCTATGTTCGTGTAGGCAATCGTTGGGCTTATGTTTGCCTCATCATTGACCTATACAACCGTGAAATCATCGGCCTGTCTCTTGGTTGGCACAAGACCGCTGAACTCGTTAAGCAAGCCATACAAAGCATCCCTTACGCCCTGACCAAAGTCAAGATGTTCCATTCAGATCGTGGCAAAGAGTTTGATAATCAGTTAATTGATGAAATATTGGAAGCCTTTGGAATCACACGTTCGCTTAGTCAGGCTGGTTGTCCTTATGACAATGCCGTAGCTGAAAGTACGTATCGTGCTTTCAAAATTGAATTTGTTGATCAAGAAACCTTTCAATCGCTGGAAGAACTAGTTCTTAAGACTAAAGACTATGTTCATTGGTGGAATTACCACCGCATTCATGGTAGTCTCAACTACCAAACACCAATGACTAAAAGATTAATTGCCTAG
- a CDS encoding IS256 family transposase, with the protein MTQFTTELLNFLAQKQDIDEFFRSSLEIAMNDLLQVELSAFLGYEPYKKEGYNTGNSRNGTYSRQFETKYGLVNLIIPRDRNGEFSPVLLPSYARRDDHLEEMVIKLYQTGVTTREISDIIERMYGHHYSPATVSNITKVTQESVTAFHERSFQTNYSVLYLDGTYLPLRRGTVSKECIHIALGITPEGYKSVLGYEIAPNENNVSWSDLLKRLQNQGLKQVSLVVTDGLNGVDQIIQQAYPMAKQQRCLVHIGRNISSKVKRVDRAPILNQFKQIYRATNLQEAIKLLEQFVSEWKPRYKKVMTSLETTENLLTFYQFPHHIWSSIYSTNLIESLNKEIKRQSKKRVVFPNEEALERCLVSIFEDYNIKFGARIHKGFGVCFDTLDSLFD; encoded by the coding sequence ATGACTCAGTTTACCACAGAATTACTTAACTTCCTAGCGCAAAAACAAGATATTGATGAATTCTTTCGATCCTCTTTAGAAATAGCTATGAATGATCTCTTGCAGGTTGAACTATCAGCTTTCCTTGGATATGAGCCATATAAAAAAGAAGGTTACAATACAGGTAATAGCCGTAATGGGACCTACTCTCGACAGTTTGAAACGAAGTATGGCTTAGTCAATTTAATCATTCCAAGAGATCGAAACGGCGAGTTTTCACCAGTTTTATTACCATCTTATGCTAGACGAGATGACCACTTGGAAGAGATGGTGATTAAACTCTATCAAACTGGCGTTACGACACGCGAAATCAGTGACATTATTGAGCGCATGTATGGTCACCACTACAGTCCAGCAACGGTGTCAAATATCACAAAAGTGACTCAAGAAAGTGTCACTGCCTTTCATGAGCGTTCCTTTCAAACTAACTACTCAGTCTTGTATCTAGACGGAACTTACTTACCCTTGCGACGAGGTACGGTCAGTAAAGAATGTATTCACATTGCACTTGGTATCACGCCTGAAGGGTATAAATCAGTTCTTGGCTATGAGATTGCCCCTAATGAAAATAATGTCTCTTGGTCAGATCTTCTTAAGAGGCTACAAAATCAAGGACTTAAGCAAGTTTCTCTAGTTGTTACAGACGGGCTTAACGGTGTGGATCAAATCATCCAACAAGCCTATCCAATGGCTAAACAGCAACGGTGTCTGGTTCACATTGGTCGCAATATCTCCAGTAAGGTCAAACGAGTAGATAGGGCACCTATTCTAAATCAGTTCAAGCAGATTTATCGTGCCACAAATTTACAGGAGGCTATTAAATTATTGGAACAATTTGTTTCTGAGTGGAAACCTCGTTACAAAAAGGTTATGACATCACTTGAAACAACTGAAAATCTCCTAACTTTCTATCAATTTCCACATCACATTTGGTCTAGTATTTACTCTACAAACTTGATTGAATCACTCAATAAAGAAATCAAGCGACAAAGCAAGAAGAGGGTGGTTTTTCCAAATGAAGAAGCCTTAGAACGATGCCTTGTAAGTATTTTCGAAGACTATAACATTAAGTTCGGAGCTCGTATTCATAAAGGATTCGGAGTATGTTTTGACACACTTGATAGCTTATTTGACTAA
- a CDS encoding lantibiotic protection ABC transporter ATP-binding subunit encodes MTNIIETKNLTKLYRKQAVLTNVSINVEEGTVYGLLGPNGAGKSTLLKLITKVIQPNSGEILFDGNTLSDKELRKMGAIIENPAIYPNLTATENLEVLTTLLGIDKSKIDEVLRIVSLQDTGNKKVKEFSLGMKQRLGIAMALINNPKLLILDEPTNGLDPIGIQELRELIRKFADRGITIILSSHILSEVQQVADKVGIINKGRLCYEGPNNMRESHLEDLFMEIIKKEGV; translated from the coding sequence ATGACTAACATCATTGAAACGAAGAATTTAACAAAACTTTATCGAAAACAGGCTGTTTTAACAAATGTATCAATAAATGTTGAAGAGGGTACTGTTTATGGTTTACTTGGACCAAATGGAGCAGGAAAGTCAACGTTACTAAAATTAATTACTAAAGTTATTCAGCCTAACTCTGGAGAAATTTTATTTGATGGAAATACATTAAGCGATAAGGAATTAAGGAAAATGGGAGCAATTATTGAAAATCCTGCGATCTATCCAAATCTAACGGCTACTGAAAATTTGGAAGTATTAACAACATTATTGGGTATTGATAAGTCAAAAATCGATGAAGTATTACGTATTGTTTCTCTTCAAGACACAGGAAATAAAAAGGTTAAGGAGTTCTCTTTAGGGATGAAACAAAGGCTTGGGATAGCGATGGCTTTAATTAATAACCCTAAACTTTTAATCCTTGATGAACCTACCAATGGTCTAGATCCAATAGGAATACAAGAGTTAAGAGAATTAATCAGAAAATTTGCGGATAGAGGAATAACAATCATTCTATCAAGTCATATTCTAAGTGAGGTTCAACAAGTTGCTGATAAAGTTGGAATAATCAATAAAGGTCGTCTTTGCTATGAAGGTCCAAATAATATGAGAGAGTCTCATTTGGAGGATTTGTTTATGGAAATAATAAAGAAGGAAGGGGTATGA
- a CDS encoding ABC transporter permease, which produces MVNEIKSEIIKEKRSANSKLMVLVPPIFIIFNIMMGMLMGESPEGKSYLMATAFNWYPIMVLPIILSLLVININNKEKRYHYILQRSLGLNEQKILIAKNLVVIMELFIILLLSSIAIFIFGTSILQEEISLNNISLATLALFIGSLPVIGLSFIINRLVRKKFFLLLINFLLTFPSAILAVKKTWVFFPWSYNLRILTPIIKVHPNGTFLEKGSSFLEMNTVYIGIALSIGVYIMSLVILLILKRSKTYD; this is translated from the coding sequence ATGGTTAATGAAATCAAATCAGAAATTATTAAAGAAAAACGTTCAGCTAACTCCAAATTAATGGTTCTAGTACCTCCGATTTTTATTATTTTCAATATTATGATGGGTATGCTAATGGGTGAAAGCCCAGAAGGGAAAAGCTATTTAATGGCTACAGCTTTTAATTGGTATCCAATCATGGTTTTACCTATAATATTAAGTTTACTAGTCATCAATATTAATAATAAGGAGAAAAGATACCATTATATTCTGCAGCGTAGTTTAGGATTAAATGAACAAAAAATACTTATTGCAAAAAATTTAGTTGTCATAATGGAATTGTTTATTATTTTACTACTTTCCTCAATAGCAATTTTTATCTTTGGAACTTCTATTTTACAAGAAGAGATAAGTTTAAATAATATCAGTTTAGCGACTTTGGCCCTCTTTATAGGGAGTCTACCTGTAATTGGTCTATCATTCATTATTAATAGACTTGTTAGAAAGAAATTCTTTCTTCTCCTTATCAATTTTCTTTTAACTTTTCCGTCAGCAATACTAGCCGTAAAAAAAACATGGGTATTTTTTCCCTGGTCTTATAATTTACGTATTTTAACGCCAATAATAAAAGTTCATCCAAATGGAACATTTTTAGAAAAAGGGTCATCCTTTTTAGAAATGAATACCGTTTATATTGGTATAGCACTAAGCATAGGCGTTTATATTATGTCACTAGTAATTCTCCTTATCTTAAAAAGGAGTAAAACCTATGATTAA
- a CDS encoding response regulator transcription factor, whose product MKILVIDDDMDLLKMIDTILCKNYLVDSLLMPCNIDPNKLKDYDLIILDIMMPEISGFEFLKKYRDIIDSPILLLTAKDFEKDKIEGFALGADDYITKPFSINELRARVEAHIRRERREKHVRIVDSMVSCDLQSRQLFCFDSEVNLTSSEYAICELLLKNKGQVFSKEKIYIKLYGYDGSGDSNTSITERIKLIRKKFTSLGINPIKTIWGVGYKWEIEKV is encoded by the coding sequence ATGAAGATATTAGTAATTGACGATGATATGGATTTATTGAAAATGATCGATACAATACTATGTAAGAATTATCTCGTTGACAGCTTATTGATGCCTTGTAATATTGATCCAAACAAACTCAAAGACTATGATTTAATTATTTTAGATATTATGATGCCAGAAATTAGTGGCTTTGAATTTCTTAAAAAATACAGGGATATTATTGATTCACCTATACTATTATTAACTGCAAAAGATTTCGAAAAAGATAAAATTGAAGGCTTTGCGTTAGGTGCTGATGATTATATAACTAAACCATTCTCAATTAATGAACTTCGAGCAAGAGTTGAGGCCCATATTAGAAGAGAACGTCGAGAAAAACATGTTCGTATTGTTGACTCGATGGTCTCTTGCGATCTTCAATCTAGACAATTATTTTGTTTTGACAGTGAAGTTAACCTTACATCAAGTGAATATGCTATTTGTGAATTGCTACTTAAAAATAAAGGACAAGTTTTTTCAAAAGAAAAAATTTATATAAAACTATATGGTTATGATGGAAGCGGTGATAGCAATACATCCATAACTGAGAGAATTAAACTAATTAGAAAAAAATTTACAAGTTTGGGAATAAATCCAATAAAAACAATTTGGGGAGTAGGTTATAAGTGGGAAATAGAAAAGGTTTAA
- a CDS encoding sensor histidine kinase has protein sequence MGNRKGLKYLIAKFAIYELVYTFFIIVIAYLLLNFLMYNNIVYPANYPEKNVTKIVKKFKQSKLEVDDIPYYYDYTLIEDKRVIETTIDKKFKNLVETAKKNGESRTDEIIGNKIFRYFSTDNNELILSYRVTVIPASAKIYRIFGNFELFYIFVLLMIWGIGFMIIISRSYNILLKEIKKISSTNLYIQEMELDFPREKSKYKEISNVLETLDKLAKSLKESLQNQWEMQERQKDLIDSVTHDVRTPITLIKGNIELFKEDIHYNSNEYILQVENGVNRLEKYIDKLSQFTDITIADKEKVDFSVLEYWISLLDNICTTYNRQLNIINKDISTIYLDKEGMAVVLQNIIVNAVENSQEGSKITVSFSDFEDSYTMTVSDEGYGFDDNILTSATQKYVTTKKNDSVTNGVGLYTVKTIVEQNNGTLNISNINDEIKTGAVIKIIFKK, from the coding sequence GTGGGAAATAGAAAAGGTTTAAAATATTTAATTGCTAAGTTTGCTATTTATGAATTAGTTTACACATTCTTTATTATCGTAATAGCATATTTACTGCTTAACTTTCTCATGTATAATAACATTGTATACCCCGCAAATTATCCAGAAAAAAACGTTACCAAAATTGTGAAGAAATTTAAACAATCTAAATTAGAAGTTGATGATATACCATATTATTATGATTATACACTCATTGAAGATAAGAGAGTAATTGAGACAACCATCGATAAAAAGTTTAAAAATTTAGTGGAAACCGCTAAAAAAAATGGAGAATCAAGAACTGATGAAATTATAGGTAATAAAATTTTTAGATATTTTTCGACTGACAATAATGAACTCATTCTTAGTTATAGAGTAACAGTTATTCCTGCTTCAGCTAAGATATACCGTATCTTTGGAAATTTCGAATTATTTTACATATTTGTACTACTGATGATTTGGGGAATAGGTTTTATGATTATTATCAGTAGATCCTATAATATATTGCTTAAAGAAATAAAAAAGATTTCGTCCACTAACTTATACATCCAAGAGATGGAATTGGATTTTCCTAGAGAAAAATCTAAATACAAGGAAATAAGTAATGTTTTGGAAACCTTAGATAAACTAGCAAAGAGTTTAAAGGAATCATTACAAAATCAATGGGAGATGCAAGAAAGACAAAAGGATTTAATTGATTCTGTCACACATGATGTTCGTACCCCCATTACATTAATAAAAGGAAATATTGAACTTTTCAAAGAAGATATCCACTACAATTCTAATGAGTATATTCTTCAAGTAGAGAATGGCGTAAATAGACTTGAAAAATATATTGATAAATTAAGTCAATTTACAGATATAACTATCGCTGATAAAGAGAAGGTGGATTTTAGCGTACTGGAATATTGGATTTCATTACTCGATAATATTTGTACAACCTATAATAGACAACTGAATATTATCAACAAAGACATCAGTACAATTTATTTAGATAAAGAGGGTATGGCAGTCGTCTTACAAAACATTATTGTTAATGCAGTTGAGAATTCACAAGAAGGCTCCAAAATTACAGTCTCATTTTCTGATTTTGAAGACAGTTATACAATGACTGTTTCTGATGAAGGATATGGTTTTGATGATAATATTTTGACTAGTGCGACACAAAAATATGTAACGACAAAGAAGAATGATAGTGTTACAAATGGAGTTGGTTTATACACTGTGAAAACCATAGTTGAACAAAATAATGGTACTCTAAATATCAGCAATATTAATGATGAGATAAAGACAGGTGCTGTGATCAAAATTATTTTTAAAAAGTAA